Proteins encoded in a region of the Anoxybacillus amylolyticus genome:
- a CDS encoding IS3 family transposase, with protein MQEHFHFTTDQANIQKQYAAIFFFVSAVMDLHNNEIIGHQISSTHDVQLVEDSLLYALEIRHIKDSLILHSDQGMPYRSTRWKTLMDTFSITPSMSRKANALDNACIESFFSYLKTEMEQDLQHTKSVEQATQLIHDYIRYYNHQRIQGVLHYQTPTQYAKAS; from the coding sequence ATGCAAGAGCACTTTCATTTTACTACAGATCAAGCGAACATTCAAAAACAATATGCGGCCATTTTCTTCTTTGTTTCTGCCGTTATGGATTTACACAACAATGAAATTATCGGGCATCAGATTTCATCAACACACGATGTTCAACTTGTGGAAGATTCACTATTATATGCATTAGAAATCAGACACATCAAGGATTCCTTAATTCTTCATTCAGATCAAGGAATGCCCTATCGATCAACAAGATGGAAAACGCTGATGGATACATTTTCGATTACACCAAGCATGTCGAGAAAAGCGAATGCGCTTGATAACGCATGCATAGAAAGCTTTTTCTCCTATCTCAAAACAGAGATGGAGCAGGATTTGCAACATACGAAAAGTGTGGAACAGGCAACGCAGCTCATTCATGATTACATTCGCTATTACAACCACCAACGTATACAAGGTGTTCTTCATTATCAAACACCGACTCAATATGCAAAGGCTAGTTAA
- a CDS encoding DUF1450 domain-containing protein → MINVCFCKKNKHETKKLYKFLKQTYTIKVKRKGCLGKCKTCKKGPFALIDGEMVKGNTVDELFCEVTYRLAKDWWEFRRK, encoded by the coding sequence ATGATAAACGTTTGTTTTTGCAAGAAAAATAAGCATGAAACGAAAAAGTTATATAAATTTTTGAAACAGACATATACAATAAAAGTGAAGCGAAAAGGGTGTTTAGGGAAATGCAAAACGTGTAAAAAAGGGCCATTTGCGCTTATCGATGGAGAAATGGTGAAAGGCAATACAGTCGATGAACTGTTTTGTGAAGTAACCTATCGCCTAGCGAAAGACTGGTGGGAATTTCGTCGGAAATAA
- a CDS encoding amino acid ABC transporter permease, which translates to MLNYSILIEHWDMYMQGFANTLKASVLALIGSLAIGTVMAVFRIAPIRPLNWIGAAYVEFIRNIPLILIVFVFFVGLPAIGIRFDSFTAGTLGLTVYTAAFIAEVIRAGILSVPKGQMEAARSSGLTYLQAMWYIILPQAVKIVIPPMGNQFINLVKNSSVLGVIAGLDLMYFGDLISSETFVTFDVYIFVALFYLLLTIALSLGVGALERRLAKSR; encoded by the coding sequence ATGCTCAACTATTCGATTCTTATCGAACATTGGGATATGTATATGCAAGGGTTTGCCAATACATTAAAGGCGAGTGTCCTCGCGTTAATCGGCAGTTTAGCGATCGGAACAGTAATGGCCGTTTTTCGCATCGCACCCATTCGCCCATTAAACTGGATTGGCGCTGCCTATGTCGAATTTATTCGCAACATCCCGCTTATTTTAATTGTATTCGTCTTTTTTGTCGGGTTGCCTGCAATTGGGATTCGTTTTGATTCATTTACCGCCGGCACGTTAGGGTTAACCGTTTATACCGCGGCGTTTATTGCTGAAGTCATTCGCGCTGGCATTCTTTCTGTTCCAAAAGGACAAATGGAAGCGGCCAGATCATCGGGGCTGACGTATTTGCAGGCGATGTGGTATATCATTTTGCCGCAAGCAGTAAAAATCGTCATTCCGCCAATGGGCAATCAATTTATTAACCTTGTAAAAAACTCATCAGTTCTCGGGGTCATCGCTGGGCTTGATTTAATGTATTTCGGTGACTTAATTTCGTCAGAGACGTTTGTCACATTTGATGTGTATATTTTCGTTGCCTTATTTTATCTACTTTTAACAATTGCATTAAGTTTAGGCGTTGGCGCATTAGAACGCCGCCTAGCAAAAAGTCGGTAA
- a CDS encoding glycosyltransferase family 2 protein, with protein MVKYSIVIPVYNEALVIRETYNRIKRVMEQTDEPYELLFVNDGSKDETLDILKELAVRDDTVKYLDFSRKFGHQIAITAGMDYASGKAIIIIDADLQDPPELMLDMIEKWKEGYDVVYAKRTTRKGETFFKKATAYAFYRLLRTATEIDIPLGTGDFRLIDRKVRDQLVGMRERSRFVRGLVSWVGFKQTAIEYERDERLGGKKYPLKKMIRFSLDGITSFSYKPLKLASLLGFLLSFVSAIWMIVVLYLKLFTHSTVTGWSSLAMAVLFFNGVVLMMLGVIGEYIGRIYDEVKQRPLYILKEGWGVGYEKEKMPYYVE; from the coding sequence GTGGTAAAATATTCAATCGTGATTCCTGTCTATAACGAAGCGCTTGTGATTCGTGAAACGTACAACCGGATAAAGAGGGTCATGGAACAAACAGACGAACCGTATGAGCTATTATTTGTAAATGATGGAAGTAAAGACGAAACACTTGATATATTGAAAGAGCTCGCGGTGAGAGATGATACAGTGAAATATTTGGATTTTTCCCGCAAATTTGGTCATCAAATCGCCATTACCGCTGGAATGGACTATGCTTCTGGAAAAGCGATTATCATTATTGACGCGGACTTGCAAGACCCGCCAGAGTTAATGTTAGACATGATTGAAAAATGGAAAGAAGGCTATGACGTCGTCTATGCGAAACGAACGACGCGAAAAGGAGAAACGTTCTTTAAAAAAGCGACCGCCTATGCTTTTTATCGGTTACTACGGACAGCGACAGAAATTGACATTCCACTTGGTACGGGCGATTTTCGGTTAATTGACCGAAAAGTGCGAGACCAGTTAGTAGGAATGAGAGAACGAAGCCGGTTCGTGCGCGGGCTTGTCAGTTGGGTTGGCTTTAAACAAACGGCGATTGAATATGAACGCGACGAGCGGTTGGGAGGGAAGAAATATCCGCTCAAAAAAATGATCCGGTTTTCGCTTGACGGCATTACGTCTTTTTCATATAAACCGTTAAAGTTAGCTAGTTTGTTAGGATTTTTGCTTTCGTTTGTGAGTGCCATTTGGATGATAGTTGTCCTATATTTAAAATTGTTTACCCATTCTACTGTCACGGGCTGGTCGTCTCTCGCTATGGCCGTTCTCTTTTTCAATGGTGTCGTACTCATGATGCTTGGCGTCATCGGTGAGTATATCGGGCGCATTTACGATGAAGTCAAACAGCGCCCACTCTATATCTTAAAAGAAGGTTGGGGCGTCGGTTATGAGAAAGAAAAGATGCCGTATTATGTGGAATGA
- the tnpB gene encoding IS66 family insertion sequence element accessory protein TnpB (TnpB, as the term is used for proteins encoded by IS66 family insertion elements, is considered an accessory protein, since TnpC, encoded by a neighboring gene, is a DDE family transposase.) has product MLNAATVTHVYLARGSTDLRKSIDGLAAIVQEAFQLDPFSSTLFVFCNRGRDKLKILHWDHNGFWLYYRRLERGTFDWPSEHSSEPLQISPRQLRWLLDGLSLNQKQAHSAVTAKKVI; this is encoded by the coding sequence ATGTTAAATGCGGCCACGGTGACCCATGTGTACCTCGCCCGAGGGAGTACAGATTTGCGAAAATCCATCGACGGGTTGGCAGCCATCGTCCAAGAAGCATTCCAGCTTGATCCCTTTTCTTCTACCCTTTTTGTGTTCTGCAATCGTGGACGGGATAAATTGAAAATTCTTCATTGGGATCATAACGGATTTTGGCTATATTATCGCCGACTGGAACGTGGAACGTTTGATTGGCCTTCGGAGCACAGCTCGGAACCTTTACAAATTAGTCCACGCCAATTACGCTGGCTGCTCGATGGACTATCATTGAACCAGAAACAAGCCCATTCGGCAGTAACCGCAAAGAAAGTTATTTAA
- a CDS encoding ATP-binding protein translates to MRERMLPIFLLIIATAFFGEMKVNPFGSSFRFSLGSAVFFFGLIWFRAVPIVWTGLLTGLFISLFRTSIDLLMNDESWSANFLSHLPAACYYLAFALFVRLCCIRTYMELPIHVALLGASIDFASNIIELFVRHLLGETIAVTHETIFMLFLFGILRSFCVVGLYNILMIQQIQTLGEARRQELERLVMMNTSLYEEAFYLRKSMSHMEDITRKSYELYTRLMDGENVEPSTALYIAEHVHEVKKDSQRIFAGLSELINQEQRDLRLPITELCGMVIRANEKYAELLGKSIQFQTVCDINLSTRHVYALLSVLNNLVANAVEAIPSSGWIHLRAELAHGDIVFSITDSGPGIPEEDRDWVFQLGFTTKYDEHGNPSTGIGLTHAKEIVHSFKGRIVLTTDEYGRTQFQVKIPSYQLF, encoded by the coding sequence ATGCGCGAACGGATGCTACCAATCTTCCTTCTCATCATAGCTACTGCTTTTTTCGGAGAAATGAAAGTGAATCCGTTTGGAAGTTCGTTTCGGTTTTCGCTCGGAAGCGCCGTTTTCTTTTTCGGGCTCATTTGGTTTCGAGCAGTTCCTATTGTATGGACTGGTTTGTTGACAGGGCTTTTTATTTCCCTATTTCGGACAAGCATCGACCTGCTGATGAACGACGAGTCTTGGAGCGCCAATTTTCTTTCTCATCTTCCGGCTGCGTGCTATTATCTCGCGTTTGCATTATTTGTTCGCCTATGCTGCATTCGCACTTATATGGAACTGCCTATTCATGTCGCGTTGCTCGGGGCAAGCATTGATTTCGCCTCCAATATTATCGAACTGTTTGTCCGCCATCTGTTGGGCGAAACGATTGCCGTCACACACGAAACGATTTTTATGCTGTTTTTGTTCGGAATTTTACGAAGTTTTTGTGTTGTTGGACTATACAACATTTTAATGATTCAACAAATACAAACGTTAGGAGAAGCCCGGCGACAAGAGCTCGAACGGCTCGTGATGATGAACACCAGCCTCTATGAAGAAGCGTTTTATTTGCGCAAATCAATGAGCCATATGGAAGACATTACACGCAAAAGCTACGAGCTATACACAAGGTTAATGGACGGCGAAAACGTCGAACCGAGCACCGCGCTCTATATCGCAGAGCATGTCCACGAGGTGAAAAAAGATTCGCAGCGCATTTTCGCTGGTTTATCGGAGTTAATCAACCAAGAGCAGCGTGATTTGCGTCTTCCGATTACCGAGCTTTGCGGTATGGTTATTCGCGCCAATGAAAAATATGCGGAGCTTTTAGGGAAATCGATCCAATTTCAAACGGTATGTGATATCAACCTGTCGACCCGCCACGTCTATGCCCTTCTTTCCGTATTAAATAATTTAGTCGCCAACGCAGTAGAGGCCATCCCTTCGTCTGGCTGGATCCATCTTCGCGCGGAACTTGCGCACGGTGACATCGTTTTTTCGATCACCGACTCCGGCCCTGGAATTCCCGAGGAAGACCGCGACTGGGTCTTTCAACTCGGCTTTACAACGAAATACGATGAACACGGCAACCCATCAACTGGCATCGGGCTAACGCACGCGAAAGAAATTGTTCATAGCTTCAAAGGGCGCATCGTGCTGACAACGGATGAATACGGACGGACCCAATTTCAAGTAAAAATCCCTAGCTATCAATTATTTTGA
- the tnpA gene encoding IS66 family insertion sequence element accessory protein TnpA, whose protein sequence is MDKNELRREWEQRIADYRASGLTQAKWCERNRLKVHQLKYWLKRLEGSNATPNPSTKWASVVMADPSIHEEDSIQVKIGECSIEVKQGFNPSLFADVVKVLKTLC, encoded by the coding sequence ATGGACAAAAACGAATTAAGACGTGAATGGGAACAGCGTATTGCTGATTACAGGGCGAGTGGTCTCACCCAAGCAAAATGGTGTGAAAGGAATAGGTTAAAGGTTCACCAGCTGAAGTACTGGCTCAAACGGCTCGAAGGTTCCAACGCTACACCAAATCCCTCTACAAAATGGGCATCCGTTGTGATGGCAGATCCATCGATCCATGAAGAGGATTCCATCCAAGTAAAAATCGGCGAATGTTCGATCGAGGTGAAGCAAGGGTTTAACCCTTCGCTTTTTGCCGATGTGGTGAAGGTGTTGAAAACGTTATGTTAA
- a CDS encoding amino acid ABC transporter ATP-binding protein: MIYFHQVNKHYGDFHVLKDINLTIEQGEVVVIIGPSGSGKSTLVRCINRLETITSGELVVDGVKVNDKNTDINKLRRNIGMVFQHFNLYPHKTVLQNITLAPMKVLGVSEQEAKETAMYYLEKVGIPDKANAYPTALSGGQQQRVAIARGLAMKPKIMLFDEPTSALDPETIGEVLDVMKTLAREGMTMVVVTHEMGFAREVADRIVFMDQGRILEEAPPEQFFANPREERARLFLSRILNH, from the coding sequence TTGATTTATTTTCACCAAGTGAATAAGCATTATGGAGACTTTCACGTCTTAAAGGATATTAATCTCACCATCGAACAAGGCGAAGTCGTCGTCATTATCGGTCCGTCTGGTTCTGGAAAAAGTACGTTAGTTCGCTGCATTAACCGCCTTGAAACGATCACAAGCGGCGAACTCGTTGTCGATGGCGTGAAAGTGAACGATAAAAACACCGATATTAATAAACTGCGCCGTAATATCGGCATGGTTTTTCAACATTTTAACTTATATCCGCATAAAACCGTCTTGCAAAACATTACGCTTGCACCGATGAAAGTGCTTGGTGTATCAGAACAAGAAGCAAAAGAAACGGCCATGTACTATTTAGAAAAAGTCGGCATTCCCGATAAGGCAAACGCCTACCCGACAGCATTATCTGGTGGGCAACAACAGCGCGTCGCCATCGCTAGAGGACTGGCTATGAAACCGAAAATTATGCTGTTTGATGAACCGACATCGGCGCTTGACCCAGAAACAATCGGCGAAGTGCTCGACGTTATGAAAACGCTTGCAAGAGAAGGGATGACCATGGTCGTTGTCACGCACGAAATGGGATTTGCACGAGAAGTCGCTGATCGCATCGTCTTTATGGATCAAGGGAGAATTTTGGAAGAAGCACCACCAGAACAGTTTTTTGCCAATCCGCGCGAAGAACGGGCGCGCCTGTTTCTTAGCCGGATTTTAAATCACTAA
- a CDS encoding ribonucleoside-triphosphate reductase: MGIKILLEDWEEDWRETLKSENLNSFFSCEMYMTVHNGIEQMTINIATLYGTALLSMATGIMDMIVNKENKPFRISGFGSIYDYFFIMKGHQIKIEAVNVTNDKVESFLFYDKIKFAHDFVKALKNHLREIAQINIRIKGQETYKLLEQKMYTLNSVLESY; encoded by the coding sequence ATGGGTATCAAAATTTTATTAGAAGACTGGGAAGAAGATTGGAGAGAAACACTCAAAAGTGAAAATCTCAATAGTTTTTTTAGTTGTGAAATGTATATGACTGTTCATAATGGTATCGAACAAATGACGATCAATATCGCAACCCTTTATGGCACAGCTTTGCTAAGTATGGCTACTGGTATTATGGATATGATAGTCAATAAAGAGAATAAGCCGTTCCGCATCTCTGGATTTGGTTCTATTTATGATTATTTTTTCATAATGAAAGGACATCAAATTAAAATCGAAGCCGTAAATGTTACAAATGATAAGGTAGAATCCTTTCTTTTTTATGATAAAATAAAATTCGCTCATGATTTTGTGAAAGCACTGAAAAACCATTTACGGGAGATTGCGCAAATTAACATCCGAATTAAGGGACAAGAAACATATAAGCTTCTAGAACAAAAAATGTATACTCTCAATTCCGTGCTCGAGAGTTATTAA
- a CDS encoding ABC transporter substrate-binding protein encodes MFKTVWKKMIGLGLIAMLSATALVGCSSETTTENKTDNKKEQAAETTLDKIKERGKLVVGVKYDLNLFGLKNPQTGEVEGFDIDIAKGLAKKILGDENKIELKEVTSKTRIPMLNNGEIDAIIATMTITEERKKEVDFSDVYFMAGQSLLVKKDSNINSVKDVNKKGITVLTAKGSTSAQNIRAKAPEATVLEFENYAEAFTALKAGQGDALTTDNALLFGMAKQDPNFRVVDETFSEEPYGIAVRKGDKELLDVINEYLKEIKANGEYDKIYEKWIGEKPKQ; translated from the coding sequence ATGTTCAAAACGGTTTGGAAAAAAATGATTGGGCTTGGGCTTATCGCCATGCTCAGCGCCACTGCCCTAGTCGGCTGCAGCAGCGAAACAACAACAGAAAACAAAACGGACAACAAAAAAGAACAAGCAGCAGAAACAACGTTAGACAAAATTAAAGAGCGCGGCAAATTAGTCGTCGGCGTCAAATACGACCTCAACCTTTTTGGCTTAAAAAATCCGCAAACTGGTGAAGTGGAAGGGTTTGACATTGATATCGCCAAAGGATTAGCGAAAAAAATTCTCGGCGATGAAAATAAAATTGAACTAAAAGAAGTCACTTCAAAAACGCGCATTCCAATGCTAAATAACGGCGAAATTGATGCGATCATCGCGACAATGACGATCACGGAAGAACGGAAAAAAGAAGTTGATTTCTCTGATGTTTATTTCATGGCGGGTCAATCGCTGCTCGTCAAAAAAGATAGCAACATTAACAGCGTAAAAGACGTCAACAAAAAAGGCATCACGGTGTTAACAGCAAAAGGCTCTACTTCCGCGCAAAACATTCGGGCGAAAGCGCCAGAAGCAACTGTGCTAGAATTTGAAAACTACGCCGAAGCGTTTACGGCGCTGAAAGCAGGACAAGGCGATGCGCTCACAACAGACAATGCGTTATTGTTCGGAATGGCAAAACAAGATCCAAACTTCCGCGTTGTCGATGAAACGTTCTCTGAAGAACCATATGGAATTGCGGTTCGCAAAGGCGATAAAGAATTGTTAGACGTCATTAACGAATATTTAAAAGAAATTAAAGCAAACGGTGAATACGATAAAATTTACGAAAAATGGATCGGCGAAAAGCCGAAACAATAA
- the tnpC gene encoding IS66 family transposase: protein MLEKQNAELQAKLKKQQELEAKVKWYEEQLRLLQHKRFGVSSEKIHPGQLELFNEVENESNLELPEPTLESIRYQRRRKTRGHREAMLENLPVETVEYRLSDEEQVCSCCGGTLHEMSTEVRQELVYIPAELKVVKHVQYVYSCRHCEHHEIETPIQTAPRPKSVIPGSLASPSILAHIMTQKYVEGLPLYRQEKQFQRMGMPLSRQTFANWMVKGAERWLSVLYHRMHEHLLELDIIHADETTLQVLQEPGRPATSTSYLWQYQTGIEGPPIILYDYQETRAGENPKNFLNGFQGYLQVDGYAGYHQVPNVTLVGCWAHARRGFTDALKSMPANSVAPVTATEGLNFCNQLFAVERKLKKLDPKDRYEERLKQSKPILDAFLSWLQKQKQHVLPKSALGKAVAYCLNQWDKLVAFLEDGRLEIDNNRSERSIKSVVIGRKNWLFANTPQGARASAIIYSIVETAKANQLHPYYYLRYLFEKLPNMDLSDKNALDQMLPWSTTLPVSCIAFQQLTK from the coding sequence ATGCTAGAAAAGCAAAATGCAGAATTACAGGCGAAACTAAAAAAGCAACAGGAGTTGGAAGCGAAAGTAAAATGGTATGAAGAACAGCTTCGCCTTCTGCAGCACAAACGCTTTGGCGTTTCAAGTGAAAAAATCCATCCTGGTCAATTGGAACTATTCAACGAGGTAGAAAACGAATCGAACCTTGAGTTGCCGGAACCTACGTTGGAGTCCATTCGTTATCAGCGCCGTCGGAAAACACGCGGTCACCGCGAAGCGATGCTGGAAAACCTGCCGGTCGAAACGGTCGAATACCGTTTATCCGATGAAGAGCAGGTCTGTTCGTGTTGCGGTGGAACGCTACATGAAATGAGTACGGAAGTACGCCAAGAACTTGTCTATATTCCTGCGGAATTAAAAGTAGTGAAACACGTGCAATATGTCTATTCTTGTCGCCATTGTGAGCACCATGAGATCGAAACACCTATTCAAACAGCGCCTAGACCGAAATCCGTCATTCCGGGCAGTCTTGCCTCTCCTTCTATTTTGGCACATATTATGACGCAAAAATATGTAGAGGGACTCCCGTTATATCGCCAAGAAAAACAGTTTCAACGAATGGGCATGCCTCTTTCTCGACAAACCTTTGCCAATTGGATGGTAAAAGGAGCGGAACGATGGCTGAGTGTGCTGTATCATCGGATGCACGAACATCTTCTGGAGCTGGATATTATTCATGCCGATGAAACCACCCTTCAGGTTCTTCAGGAACCTGGAAGACCGGCTACTTCTACCTCCTATTTATGGCAGTATCAGACAGGAATAGAAGGGCCGCCTATCATCCTTTATGATTATCAGGAAACGAGAGCAGGGGAAAACCCAAAGAATTTCCTGAACGGTTTTCAAGGCTATTTGCAGGTGGATGGATACGCAGGATACCATCAAGTGCCAAACGTAACCTTGGTTGGTTGTTGGGCTCATGCGCGTAGAGGATTTACAGACGCCCTAAAATCCATGCCTGCCAATAGCGTGGCACCAGTGACCGCAACGGAAGGTCTGAATTTCTGTAATCAGCTGTTTGCGGTGGAACGTAAATTAAAAAAATTAGATCCTAAAGATCGGTATGAAGAACGTCTAAAGCAAAGCAAGCCTATCTTAGACGCTTTTTTGTCATGGCTGCAAAAGCAAAAACAGCACGTGTTGCCAAAGAGCGCATTAGGAAAAGCCGTTGCGTATTGTCTGAACCAATGGGATAAATTAGTGGCCTTTTTAGAGGATGGGCGACTGGAGATCGATAATAATCGCAGCGAACGCTCGATCAAATCGGTGGTCATCGGAAGGAAAAATTGGCTTTTCGCTAATACACCACAAGGTGCACGGGCAAGTGCCATCATCTACAGCATAGTGGAGACAGCGAAAGCGAATCAATTACATCCATATTATTACCTTCGCTATCTTTTTGAGAAGCTTCCCAATATGGATTTGTCAGACAAGAACGCATTGGATCAAATGCTTCCTTGGTCAACCACACTCCCTGTTTCATGTATTGCTTTTCAGCAGCTAACTAAATAA
- a CDS encoding amino acid ABC transporter permease has protein sequence MDFVGAYAPAHLKFLLEGFVVTLEVAFLSIFSSFLIGIIIGVLRYSRIPFLSPLLAVGVETIRNLPLLLIIFFTYFALPEVGFKLDKFYAAILALVIFESAMLSEIVRSGLNSIEKGQIEAARSSGLTYTQTLWHIVLPQALRRMVPPIVGQFISLLKDTSLAVVIALPELMNHAQIINGQNVNYVIPIFLLVAVMYFVVNYSLSLVSRRLEHKHI, from the coding sequence ATGGATTTTGTCGGTGCATATGCTCCCGCTCATTTGAAATTTTTATTGGAAGGGTTTGTTGTGACACTGGAAGTTGCTTTTCTCTCGATTTTCTCGAGCTTTCTCATTGGTATTATTATCGGCGTGCTACGCTACAGCCGCATTCCTTTTCTTTCTCCGCTACTTGCGGTCGGGGTGGAGACGATTCGTAATCTGCCGTTGTTGTTGATTATTTTCTTTACTTACTTTGCTCTTCCAGAAGTAGGATTCAAACTCGATAAATTTTATGCCGCGATTTTAGCGCTCGTTATCTTTGAATCGGCGATGCTATCAGAAATTGTGCGAAGCGGGCTGAACTCGATTGAAAAAGGACAAATCGAAGCCGCACGGTCATCGGGACTCACCTATACGCAAACGCTATGGCATATTGTTCTGCCGCAAGCGTTGCGCCGTATGGTCCCACCGATTGTCGGGCAGTTTATTTCGCTTTTGAAAGATACATCGCTTGCTGTCGTCATCGCCTTGCCAGAATTAATGAACCATGCGCAAATTATTAACGGCCAAAACGTCAACTACGTCATTCCAATTTTCCTATTAGTTGCCGTCATGTACTTTGTCGTCAACTATTCCCTTTCGCTCGTTTCGCGAAGACTGGAACATAAGCATATATAA
- a CDS encoding GtrA family protein produces MWNEGATLVRFVIVGIGNTLVDFGVFFLLTSIGVPYVWAQLCSYSAGAINSYVWNRIWTFRVQEKALVQQFFQFIILNLLSLGTTVVLLQLLQLTGLSLFMSKVTVTIAGMAINFIGSRFWVFSSSVHERGGER; encoded by the coding sequence ATGTGGAATGAGGGAGCTACACTTGTTCGCTTTGTCATTGTTGGGATAGGAAATACGCTAGTGGATTTCGGCGTGTTTTTCCTGCTCACTTCGATTGGAGTGCCGTACGTTTGGGCACAATTATGTTCCTATAGCGCAGGTGCCATCAATAGCTATGTATGGAATCGAATATGGACGTTTCGTGTGCAAGAAAAAGCGCTGGTACAGCAATTTTTTCAATTTATTATCCTTAACCTGCTGTCGTTAGGCACGACGGTTGTTTTGCTGCAACTATTACAATTAACTGGGCTGTCGCTATTTATGAGTAAAGTGACGGTGACGATTGCAGGAATGGCTATTAATTTCATAGGAAGCCGTTTTTGGGTATTTTCCTCATCGGTACATGAAAGAGGGGGAGAGCGGTGA
- a CDS encoding mannosyltransferase YkcB-related protein has protein sequence MINGGRNEASEQLIQYLKKNYNGETYLVATFRATEAAQFMLKTDKVVMAVGGFSGKDPSLTTEKLEKLVKNGEVKYFLVSGFGGGQSNNEIVEWIQTHCKEVTQAEWNQSTDTQQPFARDGAEKLYKYEG, from the coding sequence TTGATAAATGGAGGAAGAAATGAAGCGAGTGAGCAGCTCATTCAATATTTAAAAAAGAACTACAATGGGGAAACTTATTTAGTAGCAACTTTTCGGGCTACCGAAGCGGCACAATTCATGTTAAAAACCGATAAAGTCGTCATGGCGGTGGGAGGATTTTCTGGAAAAGACCCATCGCTGACGACCGAAAAATTAGAGAAACTAGTGAAAAACGGAGAAGTAAAATATTTTCTTGTTTCTGGATTTGGCGGCGGCCAAAGCAATAACGAAATTGTCGAGTGGATTCAAACGCATTGCAAAGAAGTGACGCAAGCCGAATGGAATCAATCGACAGACACACAACAGCCGTTTGCAAGAGACGGTGCGGAAAAGCTGTACAAATACGAGGGATAG
- a CDS encoding formate/nitrite transporter family protein, translated as MEAVKKCKELALKKRAILERSLTQYMMRAALAGVYIGFALVLCLRIGDFFHEANSPATYLVMGLFFGIALVLIMYGEAELFTGNTMYFTISTIQKETTVKDTIRNWLACYSGNLLGAIFFAFLISQSGVFDHISEDHVLFAVAAKKIHATTTQLFIKGILCNWLVCLAIFIPMQMKEDIAKVISMILIVFIFFASGYEHSIANFVLFSIALAVPHPATIDLAGVIHNILPVTFGNIVGGALFMGALYTYLTARKNTDEPTKSVLHYAFQQRK; from the coding sequence ATGGAAGCAGTGAAAAAATGCAAAGAATTAGCGCTGAAAAAGCGTGCTATTTTAGAACGCTCCCTTACACAATATATGATGCGAGCTGCCTTAGCTGGGGTGTATATCGGGTTCGCGCTCGTCCTTTGCTTAAGGATCGGGGATTTTTTTCATGAAGCGAATTCGCCTGCGACATATTTAGTTATGGGGCTATTTTTCGGCATTGCCCTTGTGCTTATTATGTACGGTGAAGCAGAATTGTTTACAGGGAATACGATGTATTTTACGATTAGTACAATCCAGAAAGAAACGACGGTAAAAGACACCATTCGCAATTGGCTCGCTTGTTATAGCGGCAATTTGTTAGGCGCCATCTTTTTCGCGTTCCTTATTTCTCAGTCCGGCGTATTCGATCATATTTCAGAAGACCATGTCTTGTTTGCGGTGGCGGCGAAAAAAATACATGCCACAACTACGCAGCTTTTTATTAAAGGAATTCTTTGTAACTGGCTCGTTTGTTTAGCGATTTTTATCCCGATGCAAATGAAAGAAGATATCGCGAAAGTGATTTCGATGATTCTCATCGTCTTTATCTTTTTCGCCTCCGGATATGAGCACTCGATCGCGAACTTTGTGTTATTTTCCATTGCGTTAGCTGTCCCGCATCCAGCAACGATTGATTTGGCGGGAGTGATTCACAACATTCTTCCAGTGACATTTGGTAACATTGTCGGCGGAGCATTATTTATGGGAGCGTTGTATACGTATTTAACAGCACGCAAAAACACTGATGAACCGACGAAATCCGTACTTCACTATGCATTTCAACAACGGAAATGA